From the genome of Fundulus heteroclitus isolate FHET01 chromosome 7, MU-UCD_Fhet_4.1, whole genome shotgun sequence, one region includes:
- the LOC105940281 gene encoding integral membrane protein 2B isoform X1, giving the protein MVKVSFNAALAQKDVKKDIETLIPEDETDAEAAVLVRRRYRTWCWCMCLGLALMLSGVVIAGAYMYRYYFQVVNSEPQVADYEDRTFYCGVRYPDGYMADDYVLSEEEGLEPARNLRQRLLEETIRVLEEEQVELINVPVPEFDDGDPADIVHDFQRRLTAYLDLNLNKCYVIPLNTSIVMPPRDLLDLLINVKAGTYLPQTYLIHEEMVVTERLEQVDQLGYFIYNLCRGKETYKLQRRDRILGIQKREARNCHKIRHFENKFVVETLICEP; this is encoded by the exons GACGCCGAGGCTGCTGTGCTGGTGCGCCGCCGGTATCGAACCTGGTGCTGGTGCATGTGCCTGGGCCTGGCCCTCATGCTGTCCGGAGTGGTCATCGCCGGAGCCTACATGTACCGCTACTACTTCCAGGTGGTGAACTCAGAACCTCAAGTGGCGGATTAT GAAGATCGAACCTTCTATTGTGGCGTCAGATACCCTGACGGCTACATGGCCGACGACTACGTGCTGTCAGAGGAGGAGGGG TTGGAGCCGGCCAGGAATCTCCGTCAGCGGCTGCTGGAGGAAACCATCCGGgtgctggaggaggagcaggtgGAGCTCATCAACGTGCCCGTGCCTGAATTTGACGATGGAGACCCTGCAGACATCGTCCACGACTTCCAGAGG AGGTTGACTGCTTACCTGGAtctgaatctgaacaaatgCTACGTCATCCCACTCAACACCTCCATCGTCATGCCTCCCAGAGACCTTCTGGATCTGCTCATCAATGTCAAG GCTGGCACCTACCTGCCTCAGACGTACCTGATCCACGAGGAGATGGTGGTGACGGAGCGGCTGGAGCAGGTCGACCAGCTCGGCTACTTCATCTACAACCTCTGCCGTGGCAAAGAGACCTACAAGCTGCAGCGCAGAGACAGAATTCTGG GGATCCAGAAGCGCGAAGCTCGCAACTGCCACAAGATTCGTCACTTCGAGAACAAATTTGTGGTGGAGACTTTGATCTGCGAGCCTTAA